From one Felis catus isolate Fca126 chromosome E2, F.catus_Fca126_mat1.0, whole genome shotgun sequence genomic stretch:
- the DDX28 gene encoding probable ATP-dependent RNA helicase DDX28, with protein sequence MDLTRPPRMVWLASRLLLAPRRGLVVRRPDEPLPVVRIPRALQRRQEQRQSGRSPQRLVLARPGPLLISARRPELNQPARLTLGRWESAPLASRGWKNRRSRRDHFSIERAQHEAPALRNLSSKSSFADLGLEPRVLRALQEAAPEVVRPTTVQSSTIPSLLRGCHILCAAETGSGKTLGYLLPLVQRLLGQPNLDSHSLPAPRGLVLVPSRELAEQVRAVAQPLGSSLGLQVRDLGGGHGMSRIRMQLSKQPPVDVLVATPGALWKALKSQLISLKQLSYLVLDEADTLLDESFLELMYYILEKSYIAEGPADLKDPFNPKAQLVLVGATFPEGVGQLLSKVASPDSLTTITSSKLHCIMPHVRQTFMRLKGAEKVTELVQILKQHDKVYRTGPSGTVLVFCNSSSTVNWLGYILDDHKIQHLRLQGQMPASMRTGIFQCFQKGSRDILLCTDIASRGLDSSHVDLVVNYDFPLTLQDYIHRAGRVGRVGSEVPGTVISFVTHPWDVSLVQKIELAARRRRSLPGLGSSVREPLPQQI encoded by the coding sequence ATGGATCTCACACGGCCGCCGCGGATGGTGTGGCTCGCATCTCGGTTACTTCTCGCTCCTCGACGAGGCCTGGTGGTCCGCCGTCCCGACGAGCCTTTGCCCGTGGTGCGCATCCCGCGGGCTCTACAGCGGCGGCAGGAACAGCGGCAGAGCGGGCGGAGCCCCCAGCGGCTGGTGTTGGCGCGACCTGGCCCGCTGCTGATCTCAGCGCGGCGGCCAGAGTTGAACCAGCCGGCGCGCCTCACGCTGGGCCGGTGGGAGAGCGCGCCACTAGCTTCGCGTGGCTGGAAAAATCGGCGCTCCCGCCGGGACCACTTCTCCATCGAGCGTGCGCAACACGAGGCGCCGGCTCTTCGGAACCTCTCGTCCAAGAGCAGCTTCGCGGATCTGGGTCTGGAACCTCGCGTGCTGCGTGCTCTACAGGAGGCTGCTCCTGAAGTCGTTCGGCCTACAACCGTGCAGTCAAGCACCATCCCCTCCCTACTTCGCGGCTGCCACATCCTTTGCGCGGCGGAAACCGGCAGTGGCAAGACTCTCGGATACCTACTACCTCTGGTTCAACGGCTCTTGGGCCAACCAAACCTGGACTCCCATAGTCTGCCTGCTCCTCGAGGTCTGGTCCTTGTGCCTTCGCGAGAATTAGCCGAACAGGTGCGGGCCGTGGCGCAGCCCTTGGGCAGCTCCTTGGGCCTTCAGGTGCGGGACCTAGGGGGAGGCCATGGCATGAGTAGGATCCGAATGCAACTGTCCAAACAACCTCCAGTAGATGTACTAGTGGCCACTCCAGGGGCTTTATGGAAGGCCTTGAAGAGTCAACTAATCAGCCTGAAGCAGCTCTCCTATTTGGTATTGGATGAGGCAGACACGCTTTTGGATGAAAGCTTCCTGGAACTAATGTACTACATCTTGGAGAAGAGCTATATAGCAGAAGGCCCAGCTGACTTAAAAGACCCCTTCAATCCCAAAGCTCAGTTAGTGCTGGTGGGGGCCACATTTCCCGAAGGTGTAGGCCAGCTGCTGAGTAAAGTTGCCAGCCCAGACTCTCTGACCACCATTACCAGCTCCAAGCTCCATTGCATCATGCCTCATGTCAGACAGACATTTATGAGGCTGAAGGGAGCAGAGAAGGTGACTGAATTAGTGCAGATCCTCAAGCAACATGACAAAGTATATAGAACTGGCCCCTCCGGAACTGTTCTAGTGTTTTGTAATAGCTCAAGCACTGTGAACTGGCTGGGATATATTCTGGACGATCACAAAATCCAACACCTAAGGCTGCAGGGACAAATGCCAGCCTCAATGAGGACCGGTATCTTCCAGTGCTTCCAGAAGGGCTCCCGAGACATTCTTCTCTGCACAGACATAGCCTCTCGGGGCCTGGACAGCTCCCACGTAGACCTAGTTGTCAATTATGATTTCCCCCTCACTCTGCAAGACTACATCCACAGAGCTGGGAGGGTGGGCCGCGTAGGGAGTGAGGTGCCTGGCACTGTCATCAGCTTTGTAACCCATCCCTGGGATGTAAGCCTGGTTCAGAAGATTGAGCTGGCAGCTCGCCGGAGGAGAAGCCTTCCAGGACTAGGGTCCTCAGTGAGAGAGCCTTTGCCCCAGCAAATCTGA